The following is a genomic window from Solanum lycopersicum chromosome 6, SLM_r2.1.
tttctgatCATTAGCATTATCCGTCAACAATATTTTAATGGTAAGTGCGACTCTTACAATTGGATAACAGGTTGGGATCTGTGCActaatcataatcattaagtttttaaatctatttaattAGTGTGGGTCATTAATGCCAACTCTTGTAATGTGGATTGCGCATGTCGAGGTcatgtgacatgccatcacagaTTAAGCATTCAattacattatttaatttttacaaattACATATATGGGTCGACAAACATTGTTCATAGTTTAGattataaaatacatatattattataattcgtaatcaatttaattttaattagagTAACTCTATTATTCCCACAATTGTAAACGCAAATTCTCAAGTCTCTGCTTTTTCAACAACATTGCTGGATAATTACGCCGGAAAATACTCAATAACAATTACTCTACCTTCTTATATTACTTTTTCTAGCAAGTCACCTTGCATCAAAGATATAAGTaatagttttagttttaattaattatactaGTAATTAATATTCAGAGAAAGTAGTGatatataaattgtttttattttgatatatatatataaaaaattaattgtatgatttgtaaagaaaattgggcagagaaatatatttgtattgtatacttataagtgtatagaacgaatatatatgtatttgcatatgtatatacaattttctctcgctttatataagcggaaacacaatttatacatttctatTCTATTTGTATAAACGAGAGAAGCGAGAGTGGCGAACGAGATTTAGGAGAGGGGAGCGAGGGAACGAaaacatatgtatttatacaattttctctcgttttatactaatacaaacatattttatacatttgcatttgtataaaaaGCGAGAGAGGTGGGGGAGAAAACGAAAGTGGCGAGATTCACCAAGAGAGAGacgaaataacaataatatgatataggatacaattaaattaaactatgATGATTacatttaatatgaattaattatttattattatatataattttttataatttgaataatttgtATAACTATTTATAGTTCAGATAgatgtttattttatataaatttattttttaaattaatataaaaataatttaattatataaaaatatacctacaaattatataaacaagATTACTTAAACTGAAGTTAGTTCCATTACACCAATTAGCTTGCCCCCACTGGTACCTTCCTCTACTGAATCCAACGCCGTCAGACTGCCGCATTGACGTAACTGTTACCTAAACGACGTTAATTGTAACGGAGTTAGTATTTGTAACAGACAACGACAACGAACCTTTAAAACATCTCACACCAAAGACGAATAGAGAGAATCCTCTGATCTGTGAGACccattttctttttactctttttttctttttttttttcatatttaaggaAGCAACCAACCCGGCGGGTGTTTGTTCATCGTTTGCGATAATCAAGACGAGGCCCTACCAAAATTCAGTGTTTCGATCAACTTTGTCATTACGCAGTTCTGTTTTCAGTTTTTACAACGAAATCTAAGGAGAATTATGCATTTTACACCACCAAATCATATCGCAAGTACGTGTTTTCTCGTTCTGGATCTTCCTTATTCGGTATTCCATACGTTTTCTCTTGCATAATTCAGTTGAATTTTGATTCACAGATTTGGTGGAATAAACTTGCATCATCCCTGTTTTTTCAGAAAAGGATTATTTGTTTGAGATTGAGACGTAGTTAGTTTCAAGTTTCGGTTTCTGATGTGCCTCAAATCCCCTGTTGGAGGCAGATCTGTTTGGAACTAGAAGAGGTTTGGGTTTGAAGTTGTTGAATTACGCAACAACTTTTCGAAATTCAGTTGAATTCTGCTGCATTTTAGTAGCTTTTGTTTATTTGAAACACATAATTCTGATTTGAATGGAGTTACCTCAATCCAGGCCTTTTGGAACAGAAGGTAGTCGTTAAGCTTATTTGGTTTATGCCAAAAACAATctgaattttgaatatataatctTATACCTGAAGGAAAAAAGTCGCTACTGATCTGATTTTAGATTTCCATGcgtaaattttttgtttggcaGGGAGGAAGACGACGCATGATTTTCTttcactatattcaccaattgAACAAGATCCAAGACCTTCTCAAGGTACTTTTCCGATCGAAGAGTCattatagaaagaaaaaaaatttggttgTTGCAGTTTTATTGGTTTTGTTTGGTGGGCATGTGTTTGTTGTGATTGTATCTTCAAGATATAACTTCGTTTTACCTCTCACATTTACGCAATTCTGCTATACTGTTTAAAAGTAGTACTCCCTATTCCCCAATCTCTATTTACTTGTCTTATTTTAatcgaaataaaatttaaaaaagtaaataaagttttaaatattgaGATCTTAAATTAAAGATTTGTCAAATGTATAATCACGAGTTGCAATTACTACACCCGTGACTTTAATGCTGATTATTACATGCGTGGACCTGGACTATCAGCTTTGGTGGGCCTTGACTGAGATTGGCTGACATTGCTGAATCATGTATATTGAATGCTCCGGCCCTTCTCTACAATGTAGCAAGCTGATGAAATGAGTAGGTTttagcttcttcttttttaaaaaaaaaaaaagaaaagaaaaaaagaacagaTGTAGGAAGTTGAGGTTTTAAGAAGAATTGGATTGATAGAAGAAAAAAccataataaaattgttaattaCTTTGCGTAGGCTACGTTTTGGGAGAAGGAACTTTTTTTCAGGAGGAAACTGTTTTCTTTGTGGAATTCCTTTTTGATGTTTGGTTACAAAAGGGGGGAAAATGACTTCCCCACTCTGTCACTCATAAGCACAAGTCATTTTTATTTCtgttgaattatattttcaaaaattatagaatATGAGGTAAATTCATCCGTTGTTGCTCTTCTaagtaattttcttttattaggtaATGGAGTGTAGTCTAGTTTTTCGTGTAAGTATTATATTTTAGTACATGTTGTTTCCTTTGCTTCGGTTATTGAATTATTTGATGTTGCTACTGAGCTGCATACACCCCACCCTCCTTAGACCCCACTTATGGGATTATGGTGGGTATGTTGCTGTCGTTGTTTGCCACCTAACTTTCCGTTGTTTTTCTGGTTTTTTGTGACATTAATTCAAGGACTGTCTGTTGTTCAatttgaatcttgaaatatacTGGGATTAGAAAGAAACAAATAGGAAAAAGGAAAGATTGAAAAATAGTGGGCCGCTCTTGCCAGATTCTACTTCCCTTTTGATTTGCCTATTCAAGGATTGTGCATGATTTTTACTTGGATAATTATGTCTTCTAGTGCTTTATTTGATTCTCATTTGCCATGGCTGTCATGCAGGTGGCCACCTACAAACTCATGATTTCTTTCAACCTCTAGAACAAGCAAGGAAGACTGTTgggaaagaagaaaataaagttgAGGTAGAGGCTATAGAAAAGCAGCCTCCATCAGCAGCACATATTCTTCCTGGTGGCATTGGCACATATAGCATTTCTTATTCACAGCAAAGGTTTCCAAAGCCAGAAGCAAACACATTTGCTGTTACACAAACTAGCAGTACAGATAGAGACGATAGAAACTCAAACTGCAGTTCTTACTCAGGAAGTGGTTTTGCATTATGGAATGAATCTGCCATGAAGAAGGGAAAGACTGGGAAGGAGAATCTCGCTGGAGATAGACATGTCGTAAGAggtatattttcattttttggtttCTTCGTACTCCGtgtttttctttaatgttaaaaCTTTGTGAATGGCAATCATCTGATAAGTCTCCTGCTAACAATCATTTCCGAAGGACACCTTTAATTCTCCTCTTTGGTTCCATTAACATCACTATAGTATTATCCAAAGAGAGAAGCCTGAAGACTTCAGCTCCAGTTAACATTTGTTATGTGCTTGACAGAAGCAGGTTTAAACATTGGAGGAGGGAAATGTACGACATCATTAGAACGGCAATCACAATTGTCTtcaaatcataatcataacacTGCAACCTTGAGCTCACACTCATCTCCTCAGTCAGTGACTTGCTTCCATTCATATGAATGCTTCTTATTTGTCTTGATGATTTGTGCTTATAATTCCAGTTCTAACTATTCAAAATACAATGCAGGCAACCATCAGCAATGGAGAATCAGAGTTTCATACATATGATAACATCGGCTAAGAATGCACAGgaagatgatgatgacgacgaagAAGAATTTGTTGTTAAGAAAGAGTCACCTTCACCATCCAGAGGTTTGTCTTGCATAAGTCTGACAGTTGCGTTTCTCAGTACTCTGAATCTGTCATTTATAACAGAAGGACAGCTACTTGTATAGGCAATTTATCAGTAAAAGTCGATGGGAAAAGCAGTGATCAGAAGCCAAATACTCCACGCTCGAAGCACTCAGCAACAGagcaaagaagaagaagcaagatcAATGACAGGCATGTTTACAACCCTAATTTAGAGTTtcgagaaaagaaaaaggaaaagtttTTGACAATGTGACTATTACTTTGTGGCCTGTGGGAAGGGGAATGTTAGTATGATCTGACTTCCAAGTATTTATGCATTGACTAGCACACTCTTCACTCAGTTTTTTCTAGCCTCTTATTTGAGGCAGAAGCTATCTCTGTCTAGATATCATATGTTAGTTGGAACATTCTAATTCCTTTGCTGAACCAATACTAGTCTTGTTTCTGTCAATCTTTTACTGTGCAACCAGATTTATGAACAGTCGAATAACATGATTGTCAATGAAAATTGAACCATTACCTTTGGAACTTTTAAATCAGATTTCTGAAGTTGAGAGAGATCATCCCTCACAGTGACCAGAAGAGAGATAAAGCATCATTCTTGCTGGAGGTACTTGAATGTCGTATATGGTCAAGTACTCTATTTATCATATACACTGTAGATTGGATAAGTAAATTCTTTTTTGTAGGTTATCGAATATATTCAATTCCTACAAGAGAAAGTGCACAAATATGAGGGATCCTACCAAAGTTTGGATAGTCAACCTTCAACATTACCTTGGGTAATTTCTTGGtctttctcattgttttgtCTACATACTTTAGGTGTTTAGTCTTATCTAATCCTTGCTTTGAAA
Proteins encoded in this region:
- the LOC101264225 gene encoding transcription factor BIM1 isoform X2; this translates as MELPQSRPFGTEGRKTTHDFLSLYSPIEQDPRPSQGGHLQTHDFFQPLEQARKTVGKEENKVEVEAIEKQPPSAAHILPGGIGTYSISYSQQRFPKPEANTFAVTQTSSTDRDDRNSNCSSYSGSGFALWNESAMKKGKTGKENLAGDRHVVREAGLNIGGGKCTTSLERQSQLSSNHNHNTATLSSHSSPQQPSAMENQSFIHMITSAKNAQEDDDDDEEEFVVKKESPSPSRGNLSVKVDGKSSDQKPNTPRSKHSATEQRRRSKINDRFLKLREIIPHSDQKRDKASFLLEVIEYIQFLQEKVHKYEGSYQSLDSQPSTLPWNKCHSMAQGFIDHSQGTNSASSPALIRAAKFDENKIGISATGPVTEQTQEPNRTSSVKESSFLSELTNRAATLCMQPSTFPFGGHTSIASLKSILAPDAGSLELKSQPQCPSNRLNMANYAVTNDKLKGQEVSTESGTLSISSVYSQRLMNTLKQALQSSGVDLSQANMSVQIDLAKRADDRSNASTSNFKGDNISSRNQPTPLFIDTSTREESVHAFKRLKTS
- the LOC101264225 gene encoding transcription factor BIM1 isoform X1 codes for the protein MELPQSRPFGTEGRKTTHDFLSLYSPIEQDPRPSQGGHLQTHDFFQPLEQARKTVGKEENKVEVEAIEKQPPSAAHILPGGIGTYSISYSQQRFPKPEANTFAVTQTSSTDRDDRNSNCSSYSGSGFALWNESAMKKGKTGKENLAGDRHVVREAGLNIGGGKCTTSLERQSQLSSNHNHNTATLSSHSSPQQPSAMENQSFIHMITSAKNAQEDDDDDEEEFVVKKESPSPSRATCIGNLSVKVDGKSSDQKPNTPRSKHSATEQRRRSKINDRFLKLREIIPHSDQKRDKASFLLEVIEYIQFLQEKVHKYEGSYQSLDSQPSTLPWNKCHSMAQGFIDHSQGTNSASSPALIRAAKFDENKIGISATGPVTEQTQEPNRTSSVKESSFLSELTNRAATLCMQPSTFPFGGHTSIASLKSILAPDAGSLELKSQPQCPSNRLNMANYAVTNDKLKGQEVSTESGTLSISSVYSQRLMNTLKQALQSSGVDLSQANMSVQIDLAKRADDRSNASTSNFKGDNISSRNQPTPLFIDTSTREESVHAFKRLKTS